One Betta splendens chromosome 5, fBetSpl5.4, whole genome shotgun sequence genomic window, GCAATGGATAGACATTTTCATATATTTAAAGCCTCGATGCCCTCTCCATTGATTTGTCTTTTACAAGGAAGAGATGCATGTGATGCAGTGTCAGTCATCATGCCGAGAACCTCCACCTGAGGCTAAAAGCCCATATTGACCTGTTTAAGGCTGCCACTGCTAATAGTACTATAAATAACTATGAGCCATGTCTCTAGTAGTATTTCTAAAGCGTGCCTCACCTGGTCGGGATCTTCACTCTCAGGTATCTGTCGATGGCAATGGCCAGCAGGGAAAGGATGGAGCTCTGCGTGATGACCAACACCaggcaggagaagaagaggcagGTGTAGAAGTGAGTGGGCAACCCCAGAGTGAGGACGATGGCCAGAGGGATGACCAGAAGCCCCACGGCGATGTcggccacagccagagacaCGATGAAGGAGAAGGTGCTGTTGCGGAGAGTGCGGTTCACGcacaccaccagcaccaccaggaCGTTCCCCACCACGGAGGCCAGGGCGATGGCGCTCTCGATGGAGATGTACACCAAGTCCACATGCGCCCGAGGTTCGATGCCGGGAGAAGAAGACATTTCCTCCAGTCACCTCTGCTCAGATAGCAAAGAAGCTTAAGCTTGATGGAACTTCTTTCCTCCACGTGTTGCTTGGCTTCAGCTTTAAAATGCCCATCGTGGCCATGGACTTCCTCCTACACGTGATTTCTGTCATGGAAACGTGAGAGGTGAGTCCTGACTGTAGAGCTCCAGCTCGGCGCACGGCCGGGCACCCGTGCGTCTCAATCCAGActctggctctctctctcttttatgtGCGGCTGGTCCAGTGAAACGGAGGCGTGAGGTCGATGGGAGGGACTTTTGCTTCTGCAGAATCCTGCAGCGCCGTTCGCGCTCACCCTGAGCGTTCCTGCCCCGCGTGCTCTGACTGTGGCTTCTGAGAGCTCTCAGCCGAAGATGATGCATTACAGCTAATTTGATCCTAACGCAATACAACTGCCGGCGTGTGCCGTGTGTGAGTGGATGAAAGTGGGATGACAGTAAATGCTGACAAACAGCTGTGATGCTAATCTTTCTCGCATTCAGTgttttttctcacatttgcaCTTCCTTCCTGTGTTAAAGGCTATATTTCATTTCACAGACGCACTTAATCACTGTGTCATCATTCTTCAGTGCTTTTTTACTCTAGacttaatttctttttatctCACACGTAAAATGCAGCACGCCTATAGACGAGCACATACAGTCCATCCAAGAATGAAAAGACTTTGGCAGCGAGTGTGAGGGAGAAGCAGCCGCTGTCTAAAGAAGCAGATTCAATCAGCCTGTAAACATCTTCGGTCTGATCACCTTTAAGGAACGTGATGACTCAGGATGTTGTTTTAGGACTCTGCCAATGATCCCAGTCTCTGGAACGCTATTCAGCAGACTCTGAATCAGTTTTATTAGGCCTCTGTCATCCCACGGCGCTCATTAGAGTATGAGTCCGCCACACGATGCACAGCTCCATGGACGTCAAACATGACAAGGGCAGAACTGCATCCTGGATCATGTTATCATTTTTGTTGCTCGAGCTGTTTGGAATAGAAATATGTACTTATTACATATTACCTTCATTTTAATACATCAactaattattaatataataatataatctgTAGTatagaaaatattttacacctTCAGTCACCGATTTTCCACCTAAAGCTTGTAATTATGTGCTTGTTGATCCTTTTGTTTCTCTGATTATGTgaagaaacacaacagcatCATTATTCATGAACAGAAGTGCTGGATTTGATTATGATGGTGCAGAGATCCGCCTGAGCCGGTGCCACGGTGAAAATTTCTATTACCGGTTTAAATGATCAAATTTATTCTCAATTCTCGGACCATCGTCACCAAGGAAATCTGTTTATTAGAAGAAGACCTGACATAATGATATGACTGCTATGCTCTGTGTTTCTCAGACTTTATACCATCGGGCTGTTCATCCTCACCTTCCAATGCCGTGCAGAAATTCACTGTTTTGTATTGAAAGCGTGAGATCCCTGTGGACGTTTCACTGTAACATGAACAGGCATTTGGTCCTGGTGTATTAAGCATTCATTAATACATTCATTAAGCATCTTTCATTCGTGTCCTATCCTCAGTTCAAAAGATTATTTCTCCAATGTCTTGTTCACTGCATTTGTATGAGGTGCACTTTGAAAAGACAAACGTGCACCTATGCTCACACCTagttttaatagttttaataaaacattagagCTCATAAAAAGTCAACACAAAAGATAACCTTTAAAACCATGGAATCTGAAGCAGCTTCTGTGTTTTGAGTGAGATTATTGGACAGTATACAAAGAGTGTCTGATTTCCTCTTTCGCCAGCCAAAAATAAATATGGCTGCAGAACTGACAGAAAGGTCTCAGTGTAGAATAGCTCAGGACTTCCTCGAATGTTTTCACAAGTGTGAGATGAACGAGACGACAGGCTAATATTCACACTCACCTTCAGAGAAGCAGTGAATATCAGTGATGAACGCGTTGTTCACATTGGTGGAGGTGCTGGTGGCCGTGAGCTGCTGTCTGGGTAACATCTTGGTTATCTGGGCAGTGCTGATCAGCAGAAGCATGCGACAGCCCACCTTCAGTCTCATCGTCTCTCTGGCTGTGGCCGACTTCATGGTGGGCTGCGTGGCCATACCGCTGGCTGTGGTGGTGGACGGACGGGTCAAGACCACGTTTCACGGCTGCCTCTTCATCAGCTGCGTCATCATCCTCTTCACCTTGGTCTCCGTTTTGTGTCTCGTGGCTATTGCAGTGGATCGTTACCTCCGGGTGTATTTTCCACTCAGGTGAGATGATTTCATGATTTATTGTCCCAGGACAGAAGCATCAGAAGCTTTTAATTTTCAAGAATCTGATGAATATGAATCTGTAAAGCTGAATTTATGTCTGAACTGttgatatttaatatttgagGGCAATAACTGATATTTGATCTGAATGTTCAGTTGAGCAATCAGTAATTGCATCCTTTCTGTCCAGGTACAAACGCTCTGTCACACAGAGACATTCCTGCTTTGCAGTAGCAGCATGTTGGCTTGTTGCGATCCCACTGAGTTTTGCTCCCATGTTTGGATGGTACAACCATGAAACCTTGTCTAACACAGGCAACTCTACTTTCACCTGCAAGTTTATAGCGGTGATCCCCATGACTTACCTGGTTtacttcagctttttcttctgCAACCTGACATCTTTGCTGGTGATGACTGTTTTGTACGCCTGTGTGTTCTACACCATTCAACGGAGGCTTCGAGACAAACCAGGAAACAGAACTCAGACACAGTCTCAGAACTACCTAGATAAAGAGAAGCAGCTTGCTGggtctctggctctggttttggttctgttttcaTTGTCCTGGCTCCCTCTGCACGTAATGAACTGCATTTCTTTCTTTGGTGAACCCAATGTTGTCCCACCAACAGCTTTCTATGTTGGCATCCTGCTCTCACATGCAAACTCAGCTGTAAACCCAGTTATTTATGCTTTCAAAGTACAAAAGATAAGGGAGGCATACCTGAAGATATGGAGACGTTACATTACACGTAGGCGGGAGAATGGAAACTCCGGCACAAGCCAGGGGACGGACAACAGTCTCGACAATCAGTGAAGGCAGGTTTCCTCATTAGTGTTGTTCTTTGTTGGACCAACGACTTGAGTGACTGTGGAGCAGTTCCATTTTTGGACTGAACGCTCATTAAATCATTAATTCAGCAGACATGCTGAACTAAG contains:
- the LOC114855419 gene encoding adenosine receptor A1-like; translation: ISVMNALFTLVEVLVAVSCCLGNILVIWAVLISRSMRQPTFSLIVSLAVADFMVGCVAIPLAVVVDGRVKTTFHGCLFISCVIILFTLVSVLCLVAIAVDRYLRVYFPLRYKRSVTQRHSCFAVAACWLVAIPLSFAPMFGWYNHETLSNTGNSTFTCKFIAVIPMTYLVYFSFFFCNLTSLLVMTVLYACVFYTIQRRLRDKPGNRTQTQSQNYLDKEKQLAGSLALVLVLFSLSWLPLHVMNCISFFGEPNVVPPTAFYVGILLSHANSAVNPVIYAFKVQKIREAYLKIWRRYITRRRENGNSGTSQGTDNSLDNQ